The proteins below are encoded in one region of Leptospira sp. WS4.C2:
- the htpG gene encoding molecular chaperone HtpG codes for MSAEETGKISVETENIFPIIKKWLYSEKDIFLRELVSNASDAITKLKKISLSEEFEGGNEYKIDLNFDVEKRILSIEDNGVGMTTEEVKKYINQIAFSGATDFAKQYQNAENKAEIIGHFGLGFYSSFMVSKKVTIETKSYKKGQTAVLWSSESGTDFTISQIEKETRGTKISLYLDSESGEYLDKWKLKELIKKYCDFLPVGIYVQDEKVNREKPLWSEEPAKVSQEDYKDFYSYLFPFSGESLFHIHLNVDYPFRLQGILYFPKLTHELEASKNGIKLFCNHVFVSDNASELIPQFLTILKGTIDIPDLPLNVSRSYLQNDPLVKKISNHIIKKVADRLIEDFKKNRTKYEENWNDISLFVKYGVLTDEKFYEAMKDHLIFKNSEGGYSTTSEYWEKNKEKNQNKIFYANETEMGSVYMELLKSQGLEALLVDSKIDSHLIQHLEMKNPDWKFQRVDSEIADQIVDKEAPKDLVNEENKTESDRIQSLFQTSLPSEGVEIKVEALKSLDVPGVILLPEFMRRMSEMNSMLNREDMKNILKSHTLMVNSKSPLVKSALQAFEGVNPEKGKKLARIIYDLSLLSAKVMNEKEVSEYTKRTTEFLQEIFSA; via the coding sequence ATGTCAGCTGAAGAAACAGGAAAAATCAGTGTAGAAACGGAAAATATCTTTCCCATCATTAAAAAATGGCTGTATTCAGAAAAAGATATTTTCTTAAGGGAATTAGTATCCAATGCAAGTGATGCCATCACAAAATTAAAGAAGATTTCCTTATCGGAAGAATTTGAAGGTGGAAACGAATACAAAATCGACCTAAACTTTGATGTAGAGAAAAGGATCCTCTCCATCGAAGATAATGGTGTGGGTATGACCACAGAAGAAGTAAAAAAATACATCAACCAAATTGCTTTCTCTGGTGCAACAGACTTCGCAAAACAATACCAAAATGCAGAAAATAAAGCTGAAATCATAGGCCATTTTGGACTCGGCTTTTATTCATCTTTTATGGTTTCCAAAAAAGTTACAATAGAGACTAAATCTTACAAAAAAGGCCAAACGGCCGTTTTGTGGTCAAGTGAATCGGGAACTGACTTTACTATCTCACAGATAGAAAAAGAAACCAGAGGAACTAAAATCTCTTTATACCTGGACAGTGAGTCCGGCGAATACCTAGATAAATGGAAATTAAAAGAGTTAATCAAAAAGTACTGCGATTTTTTACCTGTCGGGATTTATGTACAAGATGAAAAAGTAAACCGCGAAAAGCCATTATGGTCCGAAGAACCGGCAAAGGTTTCTCAAGAGGACTATAAAGATTTTTATTCCTATTTGTTCCCATTTTCTGGTGAGTCGCTTTTTCATATTCATTTGAATGTAGATTATCCATTTCGTTTACAAGGGATTCTGTATTTCCCCAAGCTCACGCATGAATTAGAAGCTTCCAAAAACGGGATCAAACTATTTTGTAATCATGTCTTTGTCAGCGACAATGCAAGTGAGCTCATCCCCCAATTTCTTACCATTCTTAAAGGAACCATCGACATCCCAGACCTTCCTTTGAATGTTTCTAGGTCTTATTTACAAAACGACCCGTTAGTGAAAAAAATCTCTAACCATATCATTAAAAAGGTAGCAGATCGCCTCATTGAAGATTTCAAAAAGAATAGAACTAAATATGAAGAAAATTGGAACGATATATCACTGTTTGTAAAATACGGTGTTCTCACAGACGAAAAGTTCTACGAAGCAATGAAAGATCACCTGATCTTCAAAAATTCAGAAGGGGGATACTCTACCACTTCCGAATATTGGGAAAAAAACAAAGAAAAGAACCAAAACAAAATCTTCTACGCAAATGAAACAGAAATGGGTTCTGTTTATATGGAGCTCTTGAAGTCACAAGGACTCGAAGCACTCCTCGTTGATTCCAAAATCGATTCCCATCTCATTCAACACTTAGAGATGAAAAATCCAGATTGGAAATTTCAGAGAGTGGATTCAGAAATTGCAGACCAGATCGTCGACAAAGAGGCTCCAAAAGATTTGGTAAATGAAGAAAACAAAACAGAATCCGACAGAATTCAATCATTGTTTCAAACTTCTTTGCCTTCTGAAGGTGTAGAAATCAAAGTGGAAGCCTTAAAATCTTTAGATGTGCCGGGTGTCATCCTTTTGCCGGAGTTTATGAGACGAATGTCAGAAATGAACTCAATGCTAAATCGAGAGGACATGAAAAACATTCTGAAATCACATACACTTATGGTAAACTCGAAGTCGCCACTTGTAAAATCCGCCTTACAAGCGTTCGAAGGTGTAAATCCAGAAAAAGGAAAAAAATTGGCAAGGATCATTTACGACCTTTCCTTACTCTCGGCAAAGGTTATGAATGAAAAAGAAGTTTCGGAATATACCAAAAGAACAACGGAATTCCTCCAAGAGATTTTTTCTGCATAG